The Prevotella herbatica genome contains the following window.
GAGGATGAGGTAAACATAGCTTCGTTTATAAAGCGTGGACTGATGGAACTTGGTCATGAGGTAACAGTGGCTTATGATGGAGAGGAGGGCTGGAATATTGCACGCTCTGATAGTTTTGATTTCTTGATTTTAGACATTATAATGCCTAAGATGAATGGACTTGATATGTGTGCTAAATACCGTTCTTCTTATGGTTACAAAACTCCTGTTATCATGCTTACAGCTCTCGGAACTACCGATGATATTGTAAAGGGTCTTAAAGCTGGAGCCGATGATTATCTTGTTAAACCTTTTAGTTTTACCGAACTTGAAGCGCGTATAGAGGCTTTGCTAAGGCGTGCTTCTGATAATGGAGTGAACTCAGAATTGCGGTGTTGCGATTTAGTACTGAATAGTCGCAATCATAAAGCTACACGTAATAATATAGATATTGATCTTACCGTGAAGGAGTATAGATTGCTGGAATATTTTATGTCTCACCAAAATGTTGCCATAAGTAGAATTACTTTGTTAAAAGAGGTGTGGGATAAAAATTTCGATACCAATACGAATGTCGTCGATGTTTATGTGAATTATCTTCGAACAAAAATAGATAAAGATTTTACGCAAAAACTAATTCATACGGTCGTTGGTGTTGGATATATTATGGCAGAATAAATAAGATATATAATGAAAATAGGTCATAAGATAGTGCTCTTTTATACGTGTCTTACGTTTGGCATAGCAATGTTTATCATTTTAATATTCTATGTGTTCACGTCAAGATATGTAGACAGAGTGTTTGAAGCAAACCTACGTGATAAGATCTACCTTTCGGCGCAGAGAAATTTCAAAGCAGACGAAATGGATTCTGATGAATACAAAATGTTGCAACGTAATTATCGAGAATTGTTGCCGCGTGCCAATGAATCAGTGATCAAAGTTGATGGCAATGAAAAAGCATTGAAAGATTCTCTTGATAAATATCTTACAGAAAATGAGCAGAGGGCTATCTATAACGGCAATCCTGTAAATTTTTCAAAGGGAGTTCTTAATGGTGTAGCATTGTATTATCCTGATAAATTGGGGAGGTTTGTTATTCTTGTCACTGCGCATAATAATTATGGCTATAAAATACAACAGCATACGCTTTATCTCTCGTTGATTCTCCTCTTATTAAGCATTACTATTACAGTACTAATGGGACAGCTCTATTCAGGAAGAATACTGAAACCTTTGAAGTCGATATTGGATCATCTTAAAAGCATTCGTGGTAATGATATGGATGTGAGGTTAGAGGAGACTGGAAATAAGGATGAACTTGATGCGCTTGTGCATAATCTTAATGATATGCTTGATCGTATAGCTGAGGCTTTTAGATCTGAAAAGTCTTTCGTAAGTGCTGCTTCTCATGAACTCAGCAATCCGCTAACTGCCATACAAGGTGAGTGCGAAATTACTTTAATGAAGGAGAGAAATGCACAGGAATACACAGAGTCGTTGCAGCGAATTTATTCTGAGAGTAAACGTGTATCTTTATTGATTAAACACCTTCTATTTTTGTCACGTCATGATGATGACCTAACTCAGCAGGAGTCGACTGGTATTGATATGTCTGAGCTTCTTTTAGGAATGGCGCAGTCTACCGAACGTGTAATTTTCTCTGATGAAGTAGAAACGCCAGCACTTATATATGCTAATCCGTATCTGTTGCAAGTTGCATTCCGCAATTTTTTAAACAATGCCACTAAGTATTCTAATAAAAATATAGACTTGCGTCTGAAACGTATTGTTGATAAGGTAGTTGTGGAGATTGAAGATTATGGTATAGGAATTCCAAAAACAGAAGTCGAACATATCTTCCAGTCATTTTATCGTGCTACCAATACGCGAGAGTATTCCGGTTATGGAGTAGGGTTGGCTCTTTCTGCAAAGATATTGAAAATATATAATGCCACAATAGATATAGACACCGAGGAAAATGTTCACACCAAATTCACAATTTCCTTTGATGAATATAAAGGAAATGGATAATTATATTATTACAAGGTGTTGGGGGAGTTTAATGAATGTGCGGGGCTATGGTATCTATAATTCTCCTATGCTTTTCATTTTTTAGCTACGTAGCTACGTCATCTCCTGAACCGGCTTTATACAAAGGGAAGGAGAACGTTTGTACTAGGAAAGTTAGCTACGTCAGGCTACGTTCAAGCTACGTCAATATCAGGTGTTTTGATATAGAATTGAAGTCTTAGCCCAAAAACATAGGTGAATTTCAATATGATGTTCTTTCTGAGATATATATTCAAACGCTTATATATATTATGTACGTACGTGCGTACTAGGACTTTTTAAAATATAAGTGTCTAAGTGTCGAATGTCTGACTATCAATATGTTAGCTGTGATTTAAGTGTCGGTGAAGTGTCGGTAAGGTGTCGGCGCATTTCTGATTTTTACCGACACTTCACCGACACCTTGCCGACACTTGTTCTTAACATAACTTCCTGATGATCAAGGACTCGACACTTCGACGCTTTTTTTAGAAAACTGTATGTAGGAAGAGTGAAACCTAGAAGACTGACGGCAGACCATTAATACCCATCCATCAAACCGTTTCTACGATCAAACGTTTCTATTGTATCGTTATAACGTTTTCATTCCTACGACATAACGTTTGCATTCCATCGATCAAACGTTTCCGTTATATCGTTAAAACGTTTCCGTTATATCGTTAAAACGTTTCCATTCCATCGTTAAAACGTTTTCTTTTTCCGGTTCAAAAGTAATCCCGAATAATTCCATCTTTTCCGTTTCATCGTTGAAACGCCATCCCATGCCGTAGCTCGAACGTAGCCTGCCGTAGCTGTATTTCTGTAAAATATTACGTAACTTGCTAAATGACAGTAAGTTAATCCGTTTACGTAGCTTCGTAGCTAGAAAAAACGAATTTCCACAGGTAGGAATCCCCTTTGTTTAGCTATTTGTCAGACATAACTATAAGCATTAAGAGTTCCTTCTATATATAATAATGTGTATATATTTTGAAATACATGATTCTGTCAACAAAACGGAAATAATGAAATATAATTGAAACTTTTTCATAAAAAGATTTGGAGGTTCGGATAAAAACCTATACTTTTGCATTCGCTTTTGAGAACAACGCTTCTCTTACAGCAAAAGAAAGAGTTCTTTGAAAAGATTTACATAGACAGAAAAGTAGTACAAGAAGCGAGTGCTGGGATTTATTTCGGTACTCGGGTAAAAAGAAACAAACCGTCACCGGACTTAGGTTCGGTTTCGAAAAAATCAGGTTTTAGACTACAATAATTTAGGAGATTCGTTCTGAACAGATTACAGACATTCTAGAAATAGAATATATAATATTTTACAATGGAGAGTTTGATCCTGGCTCAGGATGAACGCTAGCTACAGGCTTAACACATGCAAGTCGAGGGGTAACGAGAGGAAAGCTTGCTTTCCTTGTCGACGACCGGCGCACGGGTGAGTAACGCGTATCCAACCTGCCCACAACTAGGGAATAACCTTGCGAAAGTAAGACTAATGCTCTATAATTTCCTTTGACGGCATCTGATTAGGAATAAAGATTTATCGGTTATGGATGGGGATGCGTCTGATTAGCTTGTTGGCGGGGTAACGGCCCACCAAGGCAACGATCAGTAGGGGTTCTGAGAGGAAGGTCCCCCACATTGGAACTGAGACACGGTCCAAACTCCTACGGGAGGCAGCAGTGAGGAATATTGGTCAATGGGCGAAAGCCTGAACCAGCCAAGTAGCGTGCAGGATGACGGCCCTATGGGTTGTAAACTGCTTTTATACAGGGATAAAGTTAGCCACGTGTGGTTATTTGCAGGTACTGTATGAATAAGGACCGGCTAATTCCGTGCCAGCAGCCGCGGTAATACGGAAGGTCCAGGCGTTATCCGGATTTATTGGGTTTAAAGGGAGCGTAGGCCGTCTGTTAAGCGTGTTGTGAAATGTAGATGCTCAACATCTGAATTGCAGCGCGAACTGGCAGACTTGAGTGTGCGCAACGTAGGCGGAATTCGTGGTGTAGCGGTGAAATGCTTAGATATCACGAAGAACTCCGATTGCGAAGGCAGCTTACGGGAGCACAACTGACGCTGAAGCTCGAAAGTGCGGGTATCGAACAGGATTAGATACCCTGGTAGTCCGCACGGTAAACGATGGATGCCCGCTGTTGACCCACCTGGGCCAGCGGCCAAGCGAAAGCATTAAGCATCCCACCTGGGGAGTACGCCGGCAACGGTGAAACTCAAAGGAATTGACGGGGGCCCGCACAAGCGGAGGAACATGTGGTTTAATTCGATGATACGCGAGGAACCTTACCCGGGCTTGAATTGCAGAGGAAAGATCCAGAGATGGTGATGCCCTTCGGGGCCTCTGTGAAGGTGCTGCATGGTTGTCGTCAGCTCGTGCCGTGAGGTGTCGGCTTAAGTGCCATAACGAGCGCAACCCCTTTCTTTAGTTGCCATCAGGTGATGCTGGGCACTCTGGAGATACTGCCACCGTAAGGTGTGAGGAAGGTGGGGATGACGTCAAATCAGCACGGCCCTTACGTCCGGGGCTACACACGTGTTACAATGGCCGGTACAGAGAGACGGTTGCTTGCAAAAGTAATCCAATCCTTAAAGCCGGTCCCAGTTCGGACTGGGGTCTGCAACCCGACCCCACGAAGCTGGATTCGCTAGTAATCGCGCATCAGCCATGGCGCGGTGAATACGTTCCCGGGCCTTGTACACACCGCCCGTCAAGCCATGAAAGCCGGGGGTGCCTGAAGTCCGTGACCGCAAGGAACGGCCTAGGGCAAAACTGGTAATTGGGGCTAAGTCGTAACAAGGTAGCCGTACCGGAAGGTGCGGCTGGAACACCTCCTTTCTGGAGACGATTTTCCAACAATGGATTATATATAAGGATAGAACAAGAGTTTGGTTCTTTTCCTTCTTGTACTCACTGAACTGTTTATAGATATAAGAGAAATAAGGAAGCTGGGCAGCAAAAAGCCCACGTAGCTTGAATGAACCAGCTGGAAGATATAGTCCTATAGCTCAGTTGGTTAGAGCGCCACACTGATAATGTGGAGGTCGGCAGTTCAAGTCTGCCTGGGACTACTCCTTACAATCCCTCGGGGGATTAGCTCAGCTGGCTAGAGCACCTGCTTTGCAAGCAGGGGGTCAACGGTTCGAATCCGTTATTCTCCACACATGGAACATACTTTTGA
Protein-coding sequences here:
- a CDS encoding response regulator transcription factor, producing MAKILLVEDEVNIASFIKRGLMELGHEVTVAYDGEEGWNIARSDSFDFLILDIIMPKMNGLDMCAKYRSSYGYKTPVIMLTALGTTDDIVKGLKAGADDYLVKPFSFTELEARIEALLRRASDNGVNSELRCCDLVLNSRNHKATRNNIDIDLTVKEYRLLEYFMSHQNVAISRITLLKEVWDKNFDTNTNVVDVYVNYLRTKIDKDFTQKLIHTVVGVGYIMAE
- a CDS encoding sensor histidine kinase encodes the protein MKIGHKIVLFYTCLTFGIAMFIILIFYVFTSRYVDRVFEANLRDKIYLSAQRNFKADEMDSDEYKMLQRNYRELLPRANESVIKVDGNEKALKDSLDKYLTENEQRAIYNGNPVNFSKGVLNGVALYYPDKLGRFVILVTAHNNYGYKIQQHTLYLSLILLLLSITITVLMGQLYSGRILKPLKSILDHLKSIRGNDMDVRLEETGNKDELDALVHNLNDMLDRIAEAFRSEKSFVSAASHELSNPLTAIQGECEITLMKERNAQEYTESLQRIYSESKRVSLLIKHLLFLSRHDDDLTQQESTGIDMSELLLGMAQSTERVIFSDEVETPALIYANPYLLQVAFRNFLNNATKYSNKNIDLRLKRIVDKVVVEIEDYGIGIPKTEVEHIFQSFYRATNTREYSGYGVGLALSAKILKIYNATIDIDTEENVHTKFTISFDEYKGNG